A window of Kocuria sp. TGY1127_2 genomic DNA:
ATGCCCGCCCACGGTGCGGTTGCTCTTTCGCACCATATTGTCCTCATTCTAGGTGTGATGGATCCTCGGCATCGCCCAGGGCGTAACGGCTCGACACTGCCCTTACCCCGAACAGCTCAGGACGATATTCTGGGTGTTATGCGACTCACCAAGTTCACGCACTCATGCGTCCGACTGGAAAAGGACGGATCCGTTCTCGTCTTCGATCCCGGCAACTTCTCCGATGCTGCGGAGATCGGAACGGCTCTCGAAGGAGTCGATTATGTGGTCATCACACACGAGCACCCGGACCATTACGACCGCGACACGGTCAATGAGTACCTCGATACACGGCCGGATGTCCAGGTTTACGCACCTGGTCCCGTTGCCCGGGAGATGAGCGAGTCGGTCCAGCACCCCGGGAGGATCCATGAGGTCCACGGCGAGGAGTCCTTTGACCTCGGACCGTACGCCATACGGACCTTTGGCGGCCAGCATGCTTTGATCCATCCACTCGTGCCTGTGGTGGAAAATATCGGATTTCTGGTGGACGACAACATATATCATCCCGGCGACAGCCTGATCGTTCCGCACAGGGCCCAGGTTCGGAACCTCTTGGTCCCGATTCATGCTCCGTGGAACAAGTTGCACGAGGTCGTGGACTTCTTGACGTCGGTTCGGCCCCATCACGCCTACCCCCTTCATGACGGGCTTCTAGCCGAAAACGGCAAAGCCATGTTGACCAATCACTTGACCAACTTCGGGGGCAAGTACGGTAGCGAGTACCACCGCCTGGAAACCGGGGAATCCATCACTATCGAGGAGACAATGTGAGCACGGTATTTACCAAGATCATCGAA
This region includes:
- a CDS encoding MBL fold metallo-hydrolase, whose product is MRLTKFTHSCVRLEKDGSVLVFDPGNFSDAAEIGTALEGVDYVVITHEHPDHYDRDTVNEYLDTRPDVQVYAPGPVAREMSESVQHPGRIHEVHGEESFDLGPYAIRTFGGQHALIHPLVPVVENIGFLVDDNIYHPGDSLIVPHRAQVRNLLVPIHAPWNKLHEVVDFLTSVRPHHAYPLHDGLLAENGKAMLTNHLTNFGGKYGSEYHRLETGESITIEETM